One Lepus europaeus isolate LE1 chromosome 7, mLepTim1.pri, whole genome shotgun sequence DNA segment encodes these proteins:
- the KCTD21 gene encoding BTB/POZ domain-containing protein KCTD21 isoform X1, which produces MLSLRSLCWPRSRSQEYFPAPQPPAMSDPITLNVGGKLYTTSLATLTSFPDSMLGAMFSGKMPTKRDSQGNCFIDRDGKVFRYILNFLRTSHLDLPEDFQEMGLLRREADFYQVQPLIEALQEKEVELSKAEKNAMLNITLKKRVQTVHFTVREAPQIYSLSSSSMEVFNANIFSTSCLFLKLLGSKLFYCSNGNLSSITSHLQDPNHLTLDWVATVEGLPEEEYTKQNLKRLWVVPANKQINSFQVFVEEVLKIALSDGFCIDSSHPHALDFMNNKIIRLIRYR; this is translated from the exons ATGCTCTCCCTCCGCTCTCTGTGCTGGCCCCGTAGCCGCTCACAG GAATACTTCCCagcaccccagcctcctgccatgTCTGACCCCATCACACTGAATGTTGGGGGGAAGCTTTACACCACCTCACTGGCTACGCTGACCAGCTTCCCCGACTCCATGCTGGGTGCCATGTTCAGTGGGAAGATGCCCACCAAGAGGGACAGCCAGGGCAATTGCTTCATTGACCGTGATGGCAAAGTGTTCCGCTATATCCTCAACTTCCTGCGGACCTCGCACCTGGACCTGCCCGAGGACTTCCAGGAGATGGGCCTGCTCCGCCGGGAAGCTGACTTCTACCAGGTGCAGCCCCTGATTGAGGCACTGCAGGAGAAGGAGGTGGAGCTCTCCAAGGCAGAGAAGAACGCCATGCTCAACATCACACTGAAGAAGCGGGTTCAGACGGTCCACTTCACTGTGCGTGAGGCACCCCAGATCTACAGCCTGTCATCCTCCAGCATGGAGGTCTTCAATGCCAACATCTTCAGCACCTCTTGCCTCTTCCTCAAGCTCCTAGGCTCCAAGCTCTTCTACTGCTCCAACGGCAATCTCTCCTCCATCACCAGCCACTTGCAGGACCCCAACCACCTGACTCTGGACTGGGTGGCCACTGTGGAGGGCCTGCCAGAGGAAGAGTACACCAAGCAGAACCTCAAGAGGCTGTGGGTGGTGCCCGCCAACAAGCAGATCAATAGTTTCCAGGTCTTCGTGGAGGAAGTGCTGAAAATTGCTCTGAGTGATGGCTTCTGCATCGATTCTTCTCACCCACATGCTCTGGATTTTATGAATAATAAGATTATTCGATTAATACGGTACAGATAA
- the KCTD21 gene encoding BTB/POZ domain-containing protein KCTD21 isoform X2 — protein MSDPITLNVGGKLYTTSLATLTSFPDSMLGAMFSGKMPTKRDSQGNCFIDRDGKVFRYILNFLRTSHLDLPEDFQEMGLLRREADFYQVQPLIEALQEKEVELSKAEKNAMLNITLKKRVQTVHFTVREAPQIYSLSSSSMEVFNANIFSTSCLFLKLLGSKLFYCSNGNLSSITSHLQDPNHLTLDWVATVEGLPEEEYTKQNLKRLWVVPANKQINSFQVFVEEVLKIALSDGFCIDSSHPHALDFMNNKIIRLIRYR, from the coding sequence atgTCTGACCCCATCACACTGAATGTTGGGGGGAAGCTTTACACCACCTCACTGGCTACGCTGACCAGCTTCCCCGACTCCATGCTGGGTGCCATGTTCAGTGGGAAGATGCCCACCAAGAGGGACAGCCAGGGCAATTGCTTCATTGACCGTGATGGCAAAGTGTTCCGCTATATCCTCAACTTCCTGCGGACCTCGCACCTGGACCTGCCCGAGGACTTCCAGGAGATGGGCCTGCTCCGCCGGGAAGCTGACTTCTACCAGGTGCAGCCCCTGATTGAGGCACTGCAGGAGAAGGAGGTGGAGCTCTCCAAGGCAGAGAAGAACGCCATGCTCAACATCACACTGAAGAAGCGGGTTCAGACGGTCCACTTCACTGTGCGTGAGGCACCCCAGATCTACAGCCTGTCATCCTCCAGCATGGAGGTCTTCAATGCCAACATCTTCAGCACCTCTTGCCTCTTCCTCAAGCTCCTAGGCTCCAAGCTCTTCTACTGCTCCAACGGCAATCTCTCCTCCATCACCAGCCACTTGCAGGACCCCAACCACCTGACTCTGGACTGGGTGGCCACTGTGGAGGGCCTGCCAGAGGAAGAGTACACCAAGCAGAACCTCAAGAGGCTGTGGGTGGTGCCCGCCAACAAGCAGATCAATAGTTTCCAGGTCTTCGTGGAGGAAGTGCTGAAAATTGCTCTGAGTGATGGCTTCTGCATCGATTCTTCTCACCCACATGCTCTGGATTTTATGAATAATAAGATTATTCGATTAATACGGTACAGATAA